The following is a genomic window from Dermatophilaceae bacterium Soc4.6.
CTCGTCGACGCCCTGGCCCGCACGGGCCCGCACGGTCATGCGGCTGATCCCGAGGCCGTCGGCCACGCGACGGGTCACGTGGGCCGCGAGACGCATCACGAAACGCTGACGCTGCGCGGTGCCGGGCTTGCCGGGGCTCGACGCCCCCAGCCCCAGCCGCTTGGCCAGGTCGACCGCCCCACGACGGTCCAGGGCGAGGTAGCCGGGCAGCCGGAGGCTGACCTTGACCGCCGGGCGGGTGAAGTAGAGGTTGGGTCCGTCGAGCACCCGCACCTCCGAGACCGTCACCGCCGGTGCGGGGTCGGTCGGCAGCTGGTCGGTCACGCCGGCGTCACTGCCCCATGGCGTGGACCCCGCCGTCGACGTGGACGATCTCGCCCGTCGTCGCGGGGAACCAGTCGCTGAGCAGCGCCACGCAGGCGCGGGCGGCGGGCACGGGGTCGGCGAGGTCCCAGCCCAGGGGGGCACGGTCGCTCCATACGGCCTCGAACTGCTCGAAGCCCGGGATCGACTTGGCCGCCGTCGTGCGGATCGGGCCCGCCGAGACGAGGTTGGAGCGGATGCCCTTCGCCCCCAGGTCGCGCGCGAGGTAGCGGTTGGTCGCCTCGAACGCGGCCTTGGCCACGCCCATCCAGTCGTAGACCGGCCAGGCGAACTTCGCGTCGAAGGTGAGACCGACGACGCTGCCGCCGGGAGCCATCAGCGGCAGCGCCGCGACCGCGAGGCTCTTGAGCGAGAAGGCCGAGATCTGCACGGCGGTGGCGACGTCGTCCCACGTGCCCTCCATGAAGTTGAAGGCACCGGGGGGCGCGAAACCGATCGAGTGGACCACCCCGTCGAGGCCGTCGACGTGCTCCGTGAGCCGCTCGGCCAGGCTGTCGAGGTCGTCCTGGTTCGACACGTCGAGCTCGATGACCGGCGGCGTCGTCGGCAGCCGCTTGGCGATGGTGGAGGTGATCTTCATCGTGCGACCGAAGGACGTGAGCACGACCTGTGCTCCCTCCTCCTGGGCCACCTTGGCGATGTGGAAGGCGATGGAGGAGTCCATCAGGACGCCGGTGATGAGAAGGCGCTTGCCCTCGAGGATGCCCATGTCAGGTCCTTGGTGTCGGTTCGGGGTGGTGTGCAGGTGGCGGTAGGGAGCTCAGTGGCCCATGCCGAGACCGCCGTCGACGGGGATCACCGCACCGGTGATGTAGGCCGAGTCGGGGCTCGCGAGGAAGCGGACCACCCCGGTCACCTCCTCGACCGAGGCGAAGCGGCCCATGGGGATGCTGGACATGTAGCCGGCGCGGACCTCGTCGGTCAGCTCGGCGGTCATGTCGGTGTCGATGAAGCCGGGGGCGATGACGTTGGCCGTGATCCCCCGGGAGCCGAGCTCGCGGGCGATGGATCGGGCCATGCCCACCAGACCCGACTTGCTGGCGGCGTAGTTGGCCTGCCCGGGGGCGCCGGAGAAGCCGGACACGCTGCTGACGAAGACGATGCGACCGTGCCGGGCCCGGATCATGCCCTTGACCGCCCGACGGCTGCACTTGAACGCGCCCGAGAGGTTGGTCTCGATCACGGAGTCGAAGTCGGCGTCCGACATGCGCATGATCAGCCCGTCGCGTGTGATGCCGGCGTTGCAGATCAGCACCTCGACGGGGCCACCGAGGATCTTCTCGGCCTGGTCGAACGCGGCGTTGACCGAGTCGGTCGAGGTGACCTCGCACAGGACGCCGCGCAGCCCCTCGGGGGGCTTGCCCGAGCGGTGGGTGATGACGACCTCGTCGCCCTGGGCCGACATCGCCCGGGCGATGGCCAGGCCGATGCCCCGGTTGCCCCCCGTCACCAGGACCCGTTGCGGCGCCGCGGCCTCCGGGTTGCTGACGGTCGTCGGGGTGTCGGTCATCGATGCTCGCTTCCGGTGCGGGAGGGGGTGCGGCGGCGGGGCGCCGGAGGTGCGTTGACGAACCTAGCCCACTACCCCCGGGTATGACGCAACACACTCCCCGTGCGCGGGCGCGAGAGGCCTGGGCGGACCAGCGAGTGGGTCAGGCGCGACGTAGGCTTGGAGGGTGCCCGAATACCACACCCCGACGCGTGAGTCACGCGACGCCGGGCCCCATCATCCCTCCTCCCAGCCGCACCCGGTGCAGTCCGTCACGGACGTCCCGTCATCGGTGTCGGCCGACCGCGCCGACCGTGCCCGCCGCTACCTGACGGCCATGGGGCTGCGCGGCATCTGCTTCGTCCTCGCCATCGTCACCACCGGCTGGCTCCGGTGGACCTTCGTCGCGGGCGCGGTGATCCTGCCCTACATCGCGGTCGTCCTGGCCAACGCCGTCGGCCCCCGCACGGGCGGCACGGTGACCCGGGTCGACCCGCGCTCCAAGCAGACGCGGGCCCTGACCGGGACCATCGACGACGGCCCTGTGGTGGACGGGTCGACGGGTCAGCATGACGTCAGCGCCTCGCGCGACTGAGCTGCGGTGCAGCGCCCGGGCCTGCCGCTCGGACGCGACCTCTGCGCTGCTGTGGAACAACCCGAGGCTGCACACGGTCGAGCGACGCAAGGTCTGGCTCGCGTGCCCCGATCACGTGGTCTCCCTGGGGGAGTTCCTCTCGTTGCGCGGCTTCCTGCGTGACACGGTGCCCGTCGAGGCGCTGGAGCCCGGGCAGCACTAGCCGCCGATGGCCGACATGGGCCGGCTCGGCTGCTGGAAGTCGGGATCCCCGATGCCGTGTCCGCGTGCCTTGCGCCACATCTCGCCGCGGATCAGCCCCGCGAGCTCCGCATCGGTCGCGCCCTCTCGCAGAGGGCCGCGCAGGTCGGTCTCCTGCTCGCTGAAGAGGCAGTTGCGCACCTGTCCGTCGGCGGTCAGCCGGGTGCGGT
Proteins encoded in this region:
- the fabI gene encoding enoyl-ACP reductase FabI, which translates into the protein MGILEGKRLLITGVLMDSSIAFHIAKVAQEEGAQVVLTSFGRTMKITSTIAKRLPTTPPVIELDVSNQDDLDSLAERLTEHVDGLDGVVHSIGFAPPGAFNFMEGTWDDVATAVQISAFSLKSLAVAALPLMAPGGSVVGLTFDAKFAWPVYDWMGVAKAAFEATNRYLARDLGAKGIRSNLVSAGPIRTTAAKSIPGFEQFEAVWSDRAPLGWDLADPVPAARACVALLSDWFPATTGEIVHVDGGVHAMGQ
- the fabG gene encoding 3-oxoacyl-ACP reductase FabG — protein: MTDTPTTVSNPEAAAPQRVLVTGGNRGIGLAIARAMSAQGDEVVITHRSGKPPEGLRGVLCEVTSTDSVNAAFDQAEKILGGPVEVLICNAGITRDGLIMRMSDADFDSVIETNLSGAFKCSRRAVKGMIRARHGRIVFVSSVSGFSGAPGQANYAASKSGLVGMARSIARELGSRGITANVIAPGFIDTDMTAELTDEVRAGYMSSIPMGRFASVEEVTGVVRFLASPDSAYITGAVIPVDGGLGMGH
- a CDS encoding DUF3099 domain-containing protein, producing the protein MPEYHTPTRESRDAGPHHPSSQPHPVQSVTDVPSSVSADRADRARRYLTAMGLRGICFVLAIVTTGWLRWTFVAGAVILPYIAVVLANAVGPRTGGTVTRVDPRSKQTRALTGTIDDGPVVDGSTGQHDVSASRD